In the genome of Ornithorhynchus anatinus isolate Pmale09 chromosome 9, mOrnAna1.pri.v4, whole genome shotgun sequence, one region contains:
- the B3GALT1 gene encoding beta-1,3-galactosyltransferase 1 has translation MASKVSCLYVLTVVCWASALWYLSITRPTSSYSGSRPFSSISIARKNVSFGNIRTRPINPHSFEFLINEPNKCEKSVPFLVILISTTHKEFDARQAIRETWGDENNFKGIQIATLFLLGKNADPVLNQMVEQESQIFHDIIVEDFIDSYHNLTLKTLMGMRWVATFCAKAKYVMKTDSDIFVNMDNLIYKLLKPATKPRRRYFTGYVINGGPIRDVRSKWYMPRDLYPDSNYPPFCSGTGYIFSADVAELIYKTSLHTRLLHLEDVYVGLCLRKLGIHPFQNSGFNHWKMAYSLCRYRRVITVHQITPEEMHRIWNDMSSKKHLRC, from the coding sequence ATGGCGTCAAAGGTCTCGTGTCTGTATGTGTTGACGGTGGTGTGCTGGGCGAGTGCCCTCTGGTATCTAAGTATAACTCGTCCCACTTCTTCCTACTCTGGCTCCCGGCCTTTCAGTAGCATTTCCATTGCCCGGAAGAACGTTTCCTTCGGGAACATTAGGACTCGACCCATAAATCCCCATTCATTTGAGTTTCTCATCAACGAACCTAACAAGTGTGAGAAGAGCGTCCCCTTCCTTGTCATCCTCATCAGCACAACGCACAAGGAGTTCGATGCCCGGCAAGCCATCCGAGAGACCTGGGGAGACGAAAACAACTTTAAAGGTATTCAGATcgccaccctcttcctcctgggcAAGAATGCCGACCCCGTCTTGAATCAGATGGTAGAGCAGGAGAGTCAGATCTTCCACGACATCATTGTCGAGGACTTCATCGACTCGTACCATAACCTCACCCTCAAAACACTGATGGGCATGAGGTGGGTGGCCACGTTCTGCGCCAAAGCCAAGTATGTCATGAAGACAGACAGTGACATTTTCGTcaacatggacaacctgatttataAACTCCTAAAGCCCGCCACCAAGCCGCGGAGAAGGTACTTCACCGGCTATGTCATCAATGGGGGCCCCATCCGCGACGTGCGCAGCAAATGGTACATGCCGAGGGATCTGTACCCAGACAGCAACTACCCTCCCTTCTGTTCGGGCACGGGCTACATCTTCTCAGCCGATGTAGCTGAGCTCATCTACAAGACCTCCCTCCACACGAGGCTCCTTCACCTCGAAGATGTCTACGTAGGACTGTGTCTGAGAAAGCTGGGCATCCACCCTTTCCAAAACAGTGGCTTCAATCACTGGAAAATGGCCTACAGCTTGTGTAGGTATCGGCGAGTCATAACCGTGCATCAGATCACTCCAGAAGAAATGCACAGAATCTGGAATGACATGTCAAGCAAGAAACATCTCAGATGTTAA